One part of the Vitis riparia cultivar Riparia Gloire de Montpellier isolate 1030 chromosome 8, EGFV_Vit.rip_1.0, whole genome shotgun sequence genome encodes these proteins:
- the LOC117920588 gene encoding receptor-like protein 33 — MSELYYQDAVTITSKGQEMELVKVLTLFTSIDFSFNNFEGQIPEEMGNFTSLYVLNLSGNGFTGQIPSSIGQLRQLESLDLSRNHPREKIPREFVSLTFLSVLDLSFNQLVGAIPSGNQFQTFSEASFQGNKGLCGQPLSVNCEEETPSPTFDDRHSTSRMEIKWEYIAPEIGFVTGLGIVIWPLVLCRRWEEMLLQTC; from the coding sequence ATGAGTGAATTGTATTATCAGGATGCTGTAACAATCACCAGCAAAGGTCAAGAAATGGAGCTTGTGAAGGTCCTGACTCTCTTCACTTCCATCGACTTCTCCTTCAACAACTTTGAAGGCCAGATACCAGAAGAGATGGGAAACTTCACATCACTATATGTCCTCAACTTATCTGGTAATGGTTTCACAGGCCAAATCCCATCATCAATAGGGCAGCTGAGACAGCTCGAGTCATTAGACCTCTCACGCAACCACCCGAGAGAGAAGATCCCCAGAGAGTTTGTGAGCCTAACTTTCCTTTCAGTCCTGGACCTCTCCTTCAATCAGTTAGTGGGGGCAATCCCAAGCGGTAAtcaatttcaaacattttcagaAGCTTCTTTCCAAGGGAACAAAGGATTGTGTGGGCAACCTTTGAGTGTAAATTGCGAAGAGGAAACACCATCACCGACGTTTGATGACAGGCACTCAACTTCCCGAATGGAGATTAAGTGGGAATACATAGCTCCTGAAATAGGATTTGTGACAGGGTTGGGAATCGTGATTTGGCCTCTAGTGTTGTGCAGGAGATGGGAGGAAATGCTACTACAAACATGTTGA